A genomic stretch from Erwinia sp. E_sp_B01_1 includes:
- the apaG gene encoding Co2+/Mg2+ efflux protein ApaG: MSDTPRVCVHVQSAFIPSQSVPEEERYVFAYTVTIRNLGRAAVQLLGRYWLITNGNGRETEVQGEGVVGEQPHIEPGNEFQYTSGAVLETPMGTMQGHYIMIDSEGETFQVDIPVFRLAIPSHIH; the protein is encoded by the coding sequence ATGAGCGATACGCCCCGTGTTTGTGTCCATGTACAGAGTGCTTTTATCCCTTCGCAATCTGTGCCTGAAGAAGAACGTTATGTTTTTGCTTATACCGTCACAATACGCAATCTGGGGCGTGCCGCCGTTCAACTGCTGGGCCGTTACTGGCTGATTACCAATGGTAATGGGCGTGAAACTGAAGTTCAGGGAGAAGGTGTGGTGGGTGAACAGCCGCATATCGAACCCGGCAACGAGTTTCAGTACACCAGCGGTGCCGTTCTCGAAACCCCAATGGGTACCATGCAGGGCCATTACATAATGATCGACAGTGAAGGCGAAACCTTTCAGGTCGACATCCCGGTGTTCAGGCTGGCCATCCCCAGCCATATCCATTAA
- the rsmA gene encoding 16S rRNA (adenine(1518)-N(6)/adenine(1519)-N(6))-dimethyltransferase RsmA: MNNRVHQGHFARKRFGQNFLNDKYIIDSIVSAIHPQKGEVVVEIGPGLAALTEPVGERLDAMTVIEIDRDLAARLQTHPFLGPKLTIFQQDAMTFDFAEYAREKGQSLRVFGNLPYNISTPLMFHLFSYTNSIKDMHFMLQKEVVNRLVAGPGSKAYGRLTVMAQYFCQVIPVLEVPPESFTPPPKVESAVVRLMPHANIPNPVQDLRVLSRITTEAFGKRRKTLRNSLGHLFTLETLQELNIDPTLRAENISVAQYCQLANWLSAHPQTQENQN; encoded by the coding sequence ATGAATAATCGCGTTCACCAGGGCCACTTCGCCCGCAAACGTTTCGGACAGAACTTCCTTAACGATAAGTACATCATCGACAGCATTGTTTCCGCTATTCACCCGCAAAAAGGTGAGGTTGTAGTGGAAATTGGTCCCGGCCTGGCCGCGTTAACCGAACCGGTTGGCGAGCGTCTGGACGCCATGACGGTGATTGAAATTGACCGCGATCTGGCGGCCCGTCTGCAGACGCACCCGTTTCTGGGTCCCAAGCTGACCATTTTCCAGCAGGATGCCATGACCTTTGATTTCGCAGAGTATGCCCGCGAAAAAGGTCAGTCATTGCGCGTGTTTGGTAACCTGCCTTACAACATCTCCACGCCGTTGATGTTCCACCTTTTCAGCTATACTAACTCAATCAAAGATATGCACTTCATGCTGCAGAAAGAGGTGGTAAACCGGCTGGTGGCAGGTCCGGGCAGCAAGGCCTATGGCCGTCTGACCGTTATGGCGCAATATTTCTGCCAGGTTATCCCGGTGCTTGAAGTGCCGCCAGAATCTTTTACCCCACCGCCAAAAGTGGAGTCAGCCGTGGTGCGTTTGATGCCGCATGCTAACATCCCTAATCCGGTGCAGGATTTACGTGTTCTCAGCAGGATCACTACAGAAGCCTTTGGTAAGCGTCGCAAAACGCTGCGCAACAGCCTGGGGCATCTGTTCACGCTTGAGACACTGCAGGAGTTGAACATCGACCCGACCCTACGGGCGGAAAACATCTCTGTGGCGCAATATTGCCAGTTAGCCAACTGGCTTTCTGCGCATCCCCAGACGCAGGAGAACCAGAACTGA